GGTGCTACTATGCTTTTGGAGCATTGGTTCCCCAATCTTTGGTGGATAAAATCAAGTGACTTCTAAAGGTTAAATGGGTATTACCAGACTCATACTCAGAGGAGAAAGATTACGGTGGTAAGACTCATTTTGAATGAGTTTGATTACTTGTAGATGAATTACACGTGAATTAATTGATTATATTCTTCTTATGTGGTTTGATTAAGATAATTAAATGATTATGCGAATTGCTTATTTTGTCTTTTCTAAAACTGTAGGTGGTTCTTTGACGGTAAGGCTTTTGCCTATTAGATATCATGAGCTTTGGTATCAGAACAACAAGAAGGAGCACAAGTCACGCGAGGACAGTGGTTTCATCGTGAGGAAAAATCTGATTGAAGACCATGAAAGAATCAAGAAACGATGGGATCTGAGGATGAGTGTGGTTGGAGGCGAAGCCACGTTTGCGAGGATGTTGAAGCTCGGTATTCATCCATTTGCAGGAAGTGGTGACAACATAGGGATGAAATGTTTGTTTGTGAGGTAGCTCACGCCGTTGAGTGGATGTTGTGTACGTGGGCAACTTTGGCCATTAGCCACGGTCAGACTAGCTACGCTTTTGTCACCTTCTCTGaggaagaagatatttttgacgCTGTCTTGGAGCTGGGGAATCGAGGTGGGACCCGAGGTCGGTAGAGGAGGATAAAACCATTTACAATCAACATTCAAAATGTCATACCACTCAATTTTTTCAATCGTTAAGATCTAATGTATTGCTGGTGGTGCATGAGTATTACTTTTTCAATTGATAATAAATCTCtaaatacaaacaaataaatatccTGCAGAGATCTAGTTActcaaaaatcaaataaaaagataaattaatacACCATAATAATCAAGGTTTGGTATTAACACTTAAGTTTCCGGATTCAAATCTAGTTTCTGTCTTACTATGACTAAATTAGGCAAATACAGCTTAACTATCAGCGCCCATTATATGCATAAGAGACCGAAGGTTATTTATCTCCAGAAGGTTGTTCCTCAAACCGTTAACTCAAGTTCAATGTTAGCACAATTGATTAAAACCATTTACAGAGAGATTGATTACTTCTTACTTCCTAACAGAAATTGGAAGTCTACATTTGATTAAATTGTGATATATGGGCCATGATTATTCATAATTttaatcatacatatatatatccgtTTCCATCTTATATTaccaataaaaatttgatatagTCTTAGTTCCAAAGACTAAAGCTAATTAAAACGCCATCGGAGCAGGCTTTGCGCATGCATGACCAACTACACCGCAACAGTCGCATACAGCCATACGTACATACATGTTTAAGGATAGTCTAAACTCTTGTCTATAATACACGACTAAAAGTAATTATGTATGTTTGAAAAACAAACTCTACAAAATCATtattaaacacacacaaaaatatacatatcataACTAACTTTAATGAGCAAACTGACACACTTAAGATCGAACAAAGAACCAGCCGCAAGATACTAATTAATTTGCCAAGAACAAGTGATAAaacctatataatatatagatgatGTATATATTTCATTTGATATCCATATTACCGCAATAGATGTGTTTTGTATGTATATACATTCATAAATACATGTACACTTACACCTAGCTAAGccaaaactagggttttctgGTGTACGTGTGTATTATATACCCTCTAGGGTTTACAGTGTAATATAGTAAATTGAGCCGATCTACGTCACCATATATATCACCATACGTATAGTTAACAAAGTGATTATGAGTCACATTATTCacatattatatatgaaatgaTCAGATAATTAAGATGTAGTTAGGTCATTAAAGAATTTATCATCAAATTCACCATTCACATGTTAGTATATGATCTTAGTTTGGCGTATAAAACTACAGTCTGCAACAAGAGCGTTCTATCCAGATCTATTTAACGTTTATATATGTATAGAATTCCAAAAAGATCATAAACGTtgtaattaattgaaaattatagagattaaatatagagaaaaataaaatgcttaccactaattaatcccacatttgtttttattatgttttttgtttgcttgCTAAGATGGCAAGTTGGAGCTACTAGTCCCTGTAGTACCATCTCCACTCTTCATAGgattcctcttcttcttcttccttttcttgtACGGAACCCCTCTTGCCTTGGCCTGTGAATCTCTCACTTCCCTAAGAAAAACCCTGATACCACCGCCGGCAAACGGGTTTCTCTCCGGCAACCCTCCGTTCTCCTCGTAAGCCGCTCTCAGCCGTCCGATCAAAGCATCTAAACTCCCCCACGCTTGCTTTAGAGGACAGTTACACTGTCCCGCCGGTTCAACTTGTCCGAAGAAAACACATCCATGGACATGAACTTTTGTCTTTCCGAACTGGTCAAGATACTGTAGGAAGTCTAGGATGTGGTTCGAACCGCACTGTGAGATGTGAACCGGTGGGTGCTGGTTACGAAGGTATTGGCAAAACGTGTTCCAGTCTCGCCGTTTCTGTGACTCGTACCGGCTTAACGCTGGTAGGTTAGGAGGTGATTGTGGTTGTTGCGGTTGTGGTTGAGAGGACGATCCTTCTGCGATGCCTTTTCCTTTGTTGCTCGGACTAGCCATGGATTCGATCGGCTCTTTTTGGTTTCTTGGTCGATGATAATCACTACATGACTAGTACATATGATTCATAAGATTTTTCctgattttctcttttttagTGTTTTGGGTATTTTAAGGAGAAGAAAAGAGGAATATAGAGAAACTATTGTCAATGATAGTGGAGAGACCTTTAGAAAATTTTGTACATTAAGtagaaataatattattattatattcttgcaaaaattatttgatgggaatatatatatttagatacaTACGTAGCATCAAATCAACATAAGGGTTAAAAAGCAGGAGGTAAGATGAATAAAATGTAAGAAAAAATGAGTCAAACAcattttattatcttttgtcaaaattaccatacaaagatttttttaattttttaatttttgagaaACTAATGAAAGGATCATTTAACTTTATTTCATCCAagataaatgataaattttgtgtgaaattaatgaaataaactaGTTCAcatgatttaatatataaaataacaatctagcttaaaactagaattttatatttttaaaataacagtCTGATATTCTTTAAATAACCAACCTCGAGTAAATCGTTTTTAATTAGCCAGCTCGTTTTTAGTTAAGTATAAAGTGTGATAACATTTCAGATCAAACATATGTAAAACgtttagtaaaaaaaacacAGATGTAAAACGTAGAttatattttaaccaaaaaaaacgtAGATTATATATAGCAAAGTATAATGCAAATTAGGTTGATGATGTTTTGGAATATCGGGTTAATTAGTGATAGATGAGGGAGACAGGAGATGGGAGCCACAAGAATGCTTTAGTTCTTTCATTTTCAATCGGTAGACCTATTATATTCTTTTCTCTTCCTTTGATCTGTACGATTAGCATTTAAGTATTGTTATCTATTtactttatttgaatatttgttgccattaaaattataattatgtttatattcaGCTTAGCAATCATTGTCATCAATCGAATATTGCCGCCCTACTATgtgtaaacaaaagaaaaaagatactTGAAAAGGATAATTAACAcactgttttaaaattttgttacgcATAAAAACTGAATACAGATATGGTCTAATTAGAAATTTCAAATATCAGTATTTTCACGTTATACTTTACTCGTATATCGTATTTACTTTACCCATGCAGGTAAGAAGGAAAAAACTATGTAATTGTATTTAATGGATACATAATGTAGCAGACCCGTAAATAAGCCCAACTGACCTTGACTTACGTCCCTCTTCGTCTAAATATTATGTTCAAACAAATACGATTTTTCTCGCTCAATACGATTTTTCTCAATAAGgaccaaaaacaaataaaatctaTGCAGGTCCCAGTCCCAAAGATCCGCAATGGACGCTTGCATTTgcttattttaagttttgtcatctacatatttttatattttattatattaatatgtttaaGGATagttgtttacttgtttttagATGCCACTAAGGGAGGCACTAACCAAtcatatttagaaatttaactGGGTGCAAGTGAGAACCTTTGTTGATTCCTTGTTTATAATGAAATCCATTACTACCTACTCTCCTATGTTTTTGAGTCTTCTAAATTCactgaaaattcatatttttgttagttttgtgttttttcttactcaattcaaataagaaaaaaataatacagaGTAATCAGTCGAAAATGGTCCCACGGAAATCAAATCATTAACTAATAGAATTATGAAAATGTACAACAATGTCGAGTTGTCTCGATATTCTTAATGTAAAACCATTAAATGCATGTTCTGAAAAGGGAAAACAAGTATATTTTTGTCTAAATATGAAAATGTACAACAATATCGAGTTGTCTCGATATTCTTTCTTGGATCGTAACAGAAGCAAAAATAAATCTATAGACATAATTAATACTCATATAGAAAACAAAGcctatagaaaaaaaaacaaagcctATGACTTTTAGAATTTAGATTAAACAAAGGAAATACATTTATTAAACGGTGAAGTTTATCAAATCATTACAAAACACATCGATTATTCATTAAATCTCTTACAAATTCATATGGTAAAATAATCTCAAATGAAACACACTAATACTTAATGTAAGCAACAGAAGAAGTGTTGGCGTCTTTGATGAGCGTACCAAGAAGAGGAGCAAGCAAACATTTCTTGTCCTTCTCCTTATAGAAGTAACCCAAACACTTGCAATCACGATCACACTTAGCCTTACAATCGTTCACAGAAGTTGGGCCTTGTCCATCATTAACATAAGGCCCAGTAAAATGTTCAACGCCGACGATCTTGTAGTAATTCACGGCCTTACCTTTGCCTCCACTACAAAACTGCGTCGCTTTAGGTGGTGAGCATTGGTCGCTCCATCCTAGTAACCCCTTGGGTGTAGGGCACGCAACGCACATTCCACGGTCGCAGTAACCGTAGTCGCCGCAGAAAGACGGTAAGCCGCATTGTCGGACGAAGTAAGTGGAGAAAAAGGAGAAGGACTCTTCCCATGTGAGGTACGTTGCTGGGTCGAACCACGAAAAGGCCTTGAGGCTACCGTCGGAGCCGAGTCTGAGGTACGAGATGGTTCCGTTGTAGTTGATTTTGTTTAGGTTAAGAGTTCCATCTCCGCTTCCGATGGGTCGGGATTGAAGCAACCGGCGGTTGTTACCTGCAGGCCGAATCAATATtatgaatattaaaaataaaaataataatgataatatgAATATTGTGGGGGAAAATATTTGGATTTCTaaaagtaatatattttttaaaaagttaagttatgttttcaaatattataatagtattattatagaatgtatgattaaaaaaaaatattttcatataaattctttttaatatcttttttttgaaaatgtatatttaattttttttgaaacatttaaatattaagaAATGGAGGACCTGGATTAGTTGTCGTTGTTGGTTGTGGTGCGGGTTCTAGGAGGAGCTCATAAGCTGACGGCTCCGTTAAGTTGTCGAACTCCCTTCTAACGGCAAACGTCACGGTGCCGCGGAAGTCATGGTTCGGCCATCCGCCGTATACTAACGGCTGACCTGTTTTGTTGACGTACATGGTTAAGCCTTTGTTGTCAAGAACCATACTGTAGGGACCGTCTGAACCGTCCATGTCGGATTTACGGCTAACGAGTTTGTTAGCTCCGTTGACTTTAAGTGATTGTCCGGTGAGGAGTGTGTCGGTGGGGTGGTCGAAACTCTGCCACACAAACTTGCCGTTTTTGTCGTGTAGCACGATGTTGCCGTTGGGTAAGATTTCGAAACCAGTGACGCCTTTGTTGGCCGTGTTGGTCTGCCACTTGACTTGCCCGTTTGACTCGGCGAGGACTAGGTTACCGTTGCGTCCGAGCGAGAGAGTTGCGTTTTCACCGACGGGGTTGTTGCGGTTCGCGTCCCAGATCCAACGCATGAGTGACTCTTCGCTTCTGAGTCCGACACGGAGGGCTAGGACGTAGGCGCTAGGGGTAGTGTTGTAGAACAAGAGCTGGAACGGTCTTGTGAAGAAGCTCGCGTTGGGTGAGGAGATGAATCTGTAGCTAGCGTCGTACTCGGTGATGTAGTCGCCGAACTCGTCGTTGTTTACGACTTTAAATTGTTTCTCTGGTGGGACTTGGGCTGTGGCCACTGAAACAGTGGCAATGGCGAGTGCCACGATTAGAAACCGAAGCATGATTGGTTTGctcttttctcttttgttttgagCTTTGGAGTAGTGGAGTGTTGATAATGATATGGTTATGTAATAACATTGGGTTTGTGAAGTTATATATAGTTTCTATTGGCTGTATTTGTTTGAAAAGTCAAAGTTGCATATTGCGACTTGACTATACATCTCATTCAAATTCGTGCTGTACAAGTGGGCCGACGGCTGCATTATGATTTTTGGATAAGGTTAATCTGTGTCTACTCAGAAATTCCGAATATTCCCTCTATTAcaaattaaagtttttaaaccTGATAagtcataacatatgtatatatatatatatatatatatgtatgatgatgatgatttataAGTTTTGTTACTCTTGTGAATCATGTTTGTATAAACTCATGAAATTGTTCAAATATAGATAATGTTAAAAACAACTACGTAAGCTTTACGCAAATTCTATTCATGAAAACTACTCATATAATTTAAGTTAATGATTGAATTAATCTGTTATTTATGAGAAAACAACGAAACTGTACGAGCCTGATGGTGATGGTTGCATAAGGAGACGGGACAGCTTTTGGTATCGAGGTGTTAGGTTATCCTTAGAACACGCAGTTTCTCCGCTTCTCGGATGCTTTTAGATCTGTCCGTCGCATATATCAAACAAAGCCCATCAACACTAACTGCTGACGAAGTATCAACGTTATCTAAATTATTGAGATTATACTGTCGGAAAATATTAATCACATCGATTTGTTATGCTTTTGTGTCTCTATGTAACAATGACAAGACATAAGAAGCTTAACTTTTGGTTTTGATCGATTATATTGATTATAATTCATCTTCGTGGACAGTTTTTTTTATGCATATCATATTAGTTATTTTGTCATTAGTATATGAtaaaatttgtttcttgacCCTATCTGTGAATATATTTTCCTTAACAATATCGTTTTCTAGAAGACATCAATCATGATTTCTTTTGTCCACATCTTAGTACATATCTACTGAAGCATAGTTTATGACCTGAATTTGTGGTATTAACTGAAAAAACACAAAGCTGTGGGTTTAATTTCGAAAATCACATTATCCGTttctttttgattaaaaaaacatcATAGTCGTGGTTTTGAAGTACACGCATCCAAAAGTAGCTGAGATCTCTAATATTACGGGATATCGAATACATCGAAAACAACATAAATCATAACCATTAAACGTTACAATGTTGAACCGGAACAAGTGTGGAACCTAAACTTTAGCTTGATCCTCACAATAAACTTCAATAGAAGGGAACATGGACTTGACAAGCAGGAGAAAAGAAAACGTCTTGAAAACGTAACGATTCGCTTGACAGCGAGACGTAAGCAGATGAGAATTTTCGATACATCTAAAGAAACACTAATCTGTgacatattaataaaaactacaaaaaatgaaaaacaaacacaataatAATGTATTCAGTTAAGTATATAAGTATTT
This Brassica napus cultivar Da-Ae chromosome C6, Da-Ae, whole genome shotgun sequence DNA region includes the following protein-coding sequences:
- the LOC106354673 gene encoding protein LIGHT-DEPENDENT SHORT HYPOCOTYLS 7 produces the protein MASPSNKGKGIAEGSSSQPQPQQPQSPPNLPALSRYESQKRRDWNTFCQYLRNQHPPVHISQCGSNHILDFLQYLDQFGKTKVHVHGCVFFGQVEPAGQCNCPLKQAWGSLDALIGRLRAAYEENGGLPERNPFAGGGIRVFLREVRDSQAKARGVPYKKRKKKKRNPMKSGDGTTGTSSSNLPS
- the LOC106413004 gene encoding EP1-like glycoprotein 2 gives rise to the protein MLRFLIVALAIATVSVATAQVPPEKQFKVVNNDEFGDYITEYDASYRFISSPNASFFTRPFQLLFYNTTPSAYVLALRVGLRSEESLMRWIWDANRNNPVGENATLSLGRNGNLVLAESNGQVKWQTNTANKGVTGFEILPNGNIVLHDKNGKFVWQSFDHPTDTLLTGQSLKVNGANKLVSRKSDMDGSDGPYSMVLDNKGLTMYVNKTGQPLVYGGWPNHDFRGTVTFAVRREFDNLTEPSAYELLLEPAPQPTTTTNPGNNRRLLQSRPIGSGDGTLNLNKINYNGTISYLRLGSDGSLKAFSWFDPATYLTWEESFSFFSTYFVRQCGLPSFCGDYGYCDRGMCVACPTPKGLLGWSDQCSPPKATQFCSGGKGKAVNYYKIVGVEHFTGPYVNDGQGPTSVNDCKAKCDRDCKCLGYFYKEKDKKCLLAPLLGTLIKDANTSSVAYIKY